tgctggcttaggcccgctcccgggtcgcagagcccaatccctaggtgcagcccttagtcgggctcagagcagggctgattggggagttggggcgccgccccctgtcatgcacagagcagggtggattgggaggttgtgatgccaccctcagtcatgctcagggtagggccgattggggggttggggcatcgccccctgtcactctcaaggcagggtcgatgggcaggttgcagtgccaccccccatcactcacagagcaaggcccatcaggggggttggggctccgtaccctgtcacgcacagagcagggtcgatcagggggttggggagctcccccctgtcacgcacagagaggtcccatcaggggattggggagttccccccatcactcacagagtagggccgataggtgagttggggcactgccccctgtcacacacagagcagggcggatcagggggttggggcgccacaccctgtcacactcagtgcagggccaatggggaggttatggctctaccccgtcacacacagagcagggcccgttggggggaggggggtgaatggggcgccacaccctgtcacacacagagtagggccaatcagggggttggggagctcccccctatcaggcacagagcagggctgatcagggggttggggcgccttcccctgtcacgaacagagcagggccgatagggaggttgtggccccgccccctgtcacacacacagccgcagggcgatcagggggtttgagcgctgccccctgtcacactgatcccggtgccgggatgccttgaggctccgctgatcctggtgctgggaggcatattgcctttttactatataggatagaggcctggtgcacgtgtgtgggctggctggtttgccctgaagggtgtcctggatcagggtgggggtccccactggggtgcctggccagcctgggtgaggggatgatggctgtttgcagctggtcacacatccttcagggtgggggtccccactggggtgcctggccagtctgggtgaggggctgagggctgttttcaggctggcgtgtgactgaagctcccaacctctcctttttttctttttcttttttattctgggccagctttagctttgaggcttggctccagctcttaggcctccgctgctgaaagcaggtttctggcctttgtttaccttctgtatttgaaacaatgttgcgatcctgctggctgaagcccggcaataaagcaggtttctggggttttgtttagcttctatatttgttacaatgttgcttagagtgcagctgagaggccggcaaggcaggcgggaaagcttggcttcctccgtcactgaagcaagcaagcctccctgttcgcatcagctgcctggctgctggccgccatcttggtcggcagttaatttgcatatctcactgattagccaatgggaagggtagcggtcatatgctaattaccatgtttctcttttattagataggatataaagaggaaatatgcaaattaggccaggatgccATAACGGGTcatgaccagacaggaggaggttgcgcgTGCAGCATGGGGGCAGGGCGGAAATGGGGACTGGCTCTCTTAGTAATCCTGCAGGGTTAATCTCAGGACAGGACAGGCACCAATGGACCAGCGCTGCAGGCAAGATCTTGACAGCGCTGCTGGCCACCTGGAACTCGGCTTTGGGCTCTGAGGCTGCTTCCTATCCCTTGGACTGGCTCCCTTAGTAGTCCTACAGGTTGAATCTGAAGAGGACAGGCCAGCCACCAATGGACCAGCACTGCCGGCACTTGAATGTGAgcagacagaaggaaaaaagacCTTCAAGGCCTGTTCAAGGTGGGTTTGCGTTTAAAACCAAGTGGGGTGGTCCAGAGCTGTGGCACTGACAACTATGGCAGTATCGGTGTTAGCGGCATGGCTGTGGCTCGGaatgtggggagtgagggccATGCAAGCTGGAGGCTTTGGTTGCAAACAGTCAGCTAATTTCAGCTCAGAGGCGGGCGTGATCAGGGAAGCCGGTGGGACCTTTGCAAAAAAAGAGAAGGCTGAAGAGGAATAATACTTCTGAGAGAGCGGACTAAAGAACAGCTGGCAGCCTTGAAGAAACAACATGAAGAAGAGATTACTCATCATAAAAAGATTGATCGTTTGCAGAAAGAAATTGAGCGGCACAGCCGAAcatcaagaaactgaaagatTATGATACTGTGGGGGTGTCAGGGTGAGGGACATCCACATTTGCTGTTGCAGCCTgagctgtcaacaacaaaaagttcgTGGGAGCTTGGCGGGCACACGGACGGGCGCACAGATGCCGGGCCGCTTCGCCACTACCAGGCCTCGCTGCCGCTGCTGCCTCGTGGGCCAGGCCCCACTgtggcccccccgccccccgcccaggaggGGGATGTCTTACAAACTGAACTTTACAGTGCACATGCCCGCTGCCTCCCTCAACGCTGCTGTCAGTGTCCACCCACCTTCCACAACATGGCGACATCCTCCCAGTACTGCCAACTGCTGAGTGACTACAGACCACCATCTCTAGGCTACACGCAGGGAACATGGAACAGCCAGGTGCTCCAGAACAAATATGCTGAGCTGCTGGCCATCATCAAAGAGCTGGGGAAGGAGAGCCGACCCATGTACGCAGGCAGAAAGAGCACAATGGAGAGACTGAAATGAGGCATCATCCACGTGAGAGGGCTGGTTGGGGAGTGCTTGGTGGAGACCGAGTGGAACTCCAAGTCCTAGCCTCCAAGTCAGCGTGAAAGGCTTTCCATCTTCTTCCAAGAAGCTCattgacccccacccccttctgatgaaacttggtttcaaaatggtaacagcttggttcctcctccctgtgcccctcccaTGGTTCGTCAGGCTCCGAACCTCCCTTCGCTGAAAAGGAGAAGAGATTTTTGCTGTTACTAGGTTTACATATTAGTTAGGAACTACCCAGggcattttgtgtatttttttaaagtattgatttACATGATGCACGTCAGTTACCTATCACAGCAAACTGTAGTTGGCCTCCCAGATACTGGTGTTTCTCTTCTGGATACATTTCTGTTACTCACATGGTTGCttatgtttctcttctgagctgATCCAACTCTGAAGGTTTGTTTCAGCAAGTCCTGAGGCAGCGCTTTAGTAGTCAGTGCCCATTCACCACACAGTATAAATTCTGctcaatgtaacttttttttccttaagcaTTTGCATGAGTTGAAATCAATCTTTAAAATTCACAAGTTATAAATACAGAAGAAAGAGCAACTTATCGAATCTTGCCTTACAAGGACCCCTGAAATTTCCCCTAAGGATATATGTAGGTTTCAGTTTTGCCTTTCCCATCAGTGGATCCAAACATCTGAAAGACAGTGACTAATAGTGTTTGCatctttgtatgtatttattacttgatataataaagcttattttcattaacaaaaacaaaaaaagaaactgaaagatcatgCTGATGATTAAGTGCACACAGTTTCCTATAGAATGGCTACATACTGTCCACTTCTATGAAGACAAAGTTCTGGTAAATAGTATCTATCTATGCTGCCAACAGATTACAATAAATTGATATTAGtggaaaaataacaaacaaacaaacaagtgggGTGATGTCGGAATTACCTaagcaggcccccaccccttcACCTGCCCAGACGCCTAGGGTTCCTTTACAGCTGGGCTGATCCCAGTGCTGCCCAGTGGCCTGGACACCAGGTCTGACCACCTCTCTGGTTTGGCCCAAACATCTGAAGTTTGCATTAGTTGCTATCTTAAAAAATTGGAGTGTTCATGTAAAGTCAGGATTCCAGACTTCTCTTTACAAAGTGGCCAATTGGCTACCAACCAAGGGTGATTGGTGTCACTTCAACCCTAAGAGAAACCCCCAGCTTGGGGATGTGGTGAGGAGGAAGCTATCCCTGAGACAGTTCAGTTGTATAAACTCCCGCTGACTGTGGCACAGCCCAAAAGTGTGGCCACTCAACTGCGAGGCAGCACAGCCATGAAACAGTGTGGCTGTTAAGCGaggcccctctccagctttcAGGGGGCTCCACCTGCTCCAACCCAGTGCACCTTTCTCTGCCTTAAGCTTCCCAGTGCACCCCACTCTGCCCCAATGAGACAGCTTCAGTGATTCAGCTCCAGCAGACAGAACACATCCCAGCGGAAAGGGAaagtgtagccctggccagtgtagctcagtggatagagcctccacctgaggactgaagggcctggagttcaattcccagtcagggtacatgcctgggttgtgggcttgatccccggtgtggggcgtgcaggaggcagccaatcaatgattctctctcttcattgagggttctatctccctccctctctgaaatcaatctatactaataaaaaggtaatatgctaattagaccgaacaacTTCTGGCCGACTTTCTGGAAgtcctttcggacaaagccatgatggcggggctgaggcagaggcagttaggggtgatcaggctggcaggggagagcagttaggatgatcaggctggcaggggagagtagttagggggatcaggccagcaggggagagcagttagggagatcaggcctgcaggcaggtgagcgattaggagccagcggtcccagattgcgaaacagtgcaggctgggctgagggaacacctcaccatgcatgaattttgtgcaccgggccactagttatatataaaattcttagGACCCTGTCCAATGCAAAGAAAGTAttatttgtttttgctattattgcttttcatatttataaaaaaagaatgattctgtatatattatttttgtaccTTCTTTTTTTCACTCAAAATTATGTATAGGGATTGgtaaaagtaggtctacagtggtaatcctatctaataaaagagaaacatggtattgagcgtacgaccactacccttcccattggctaatcagggcaatatgcaaattaactgccagccaagatggcggccggcagccaggcagcttaaagcaaacatgaggcttgcttgcttcagtgacagaggactccaacgttccctgcctgctgctgcaggcctctgagctgcaactctaagcaactatgttacaaatatagaagctaaagaaaaccccagaaacctgctttagtccatcgggcttcagccagcaagatcgcaacattgtttcaaataaagaaggtaaacaaaggccagaaacctgctgtcagcagcagaggcctaagagctggagccaagcctgagagctaaagctggcccagaataaaaaagaaaaagaaaaaaaggagaggttgggagcttcagtcacacgccagcctgaaaacagccctcagcccctcacccagactggccaggcaccccagtggggacccccaccctgatccaggacacccttcagggcaaaccagccggtccccacatgtgcaccaggcctctatcctatatagtaaaagggtaatatgccttccagcaccgggatcagcggagcctcaaggcctcccagcaccgggatcagtatgacagggggcagcgcccaaaccccctgatcgccctgcggctgtgtgtgtgacagggggcggggccacaacctccctatcggccctgctctgttcgtgacaggggaaggcgccccaaccccctgatcagccctgctctgtgcctgatagggggagctccccaaccccatgatcgccctgcagctctgtgtgtgacagggtgcggtgccccaaccccctgattggccctgctctgtgtgtgacagggggtagcgctccccccacgggccccgctctgtgtgtgacggggtagagccatgacctccccatcggccatgccctgagtgtgagtgagAGTggcgacaccccaaccccctgatccgccctgctctgtgtgtgacagggggcggtgccccaactcccaaatcggccctactctgagcctgaccaggggccacaccgagggattgggcctgccctctgccacccgggagcaggcctaagccagcaggtcgttatctcctgaggggtcccagactgtgagagggcacaggcccggctgagggacccccccccccgagtgcacaaatttgtgcaccgggcctctagtacaattaaataataaataatacaatagtacactgtttcatgtactcataatTGTActcataaacctacttttgcccacccttgtatgtGTGATTCATCTGTGTTCATATATTTGACTGGAgttcttactttatttttctgtaatcctcacttgaggacacgtttttattggctttagagagagggtgagggagagaaagagagataaacattgaagtgagaaagaaacattgatctgttgcatCCCATATGTGCCTCAACTAGTGAccaaacccataacctaggtatgcgccctgactagaaatgaaccctcaacctttcagtgtatgggatgatgctccaactaactgagccacactggccagggaaagttctttcaattttttaaaactgatagATATATActaagtactttattttttaggggggggggatataaatattttttaaaaatgcattttattggtGAGAGTATTACCCATTTCC
The sequence above is a segment of the Myotis daubentonii chromosome X, mMyoDau2.1, whole genome shotgun sequence genome. Coding sequences within it:
- the LOC132225011 gene encoding ATPase inhibitor, mitochondrial-like; translated protein: MAVSVLAAWLWLGMWGVRAMQAGGFGCKQSANFSSEAGVIREAGGTFAKKEKAEEE